In Candida dubliniensis CD36 chromosome 6, complete sequence, the following are encoded in one genomic region:
- a CDS encoding RNA lariat debranching enzyme, putative (Similar to S. cerevisiae DBR1;~In S. cerevisiae: RNA lariat debranching enzyme, involved in intron turnover; required for efficient Ty1 transposition): MKNIIYKYSFVVTTMLNTLKIAIEGCCHGELNTIYNSIPDIKSLDLLLICGDFQSLRNKCDLQSLNVPFKYQRMADFHEYYSGKRKAPVLTIFIGGNHECSSYLQELKYGGWVAPNIYYLGEFGSIWYKGLQITGWSGIFNYHTFIANHIDMEKLPFDSTTIRSVYHQKLSNFLKMYMMNHDMDIVLSHDWPVGIEKYGNLKRLLKLKPFFKDDIQRGQLGSPLNKFLIHYLRPRYWFSGHLHVKFEARIVDSVGGNDEKISDPTANSITESNKEEISLDMDDEEEEEKDDDNGVGFEEKFYFKQHLNSTKRPRNDLTPQRDVCEHATEFLALDKCGKRRQFLEIKTVEVNNTSHPSFINPGKLYYSKRSIAINKVVEKYLNDNRQDFTDLNTKQILNNPQLFPLVNELMPIIENEFKSMQKNITDEDFFMVPENFQIVAPTNDECIESKLKYYPNNQTLEYCEKFGIPKPVLCEKSDQ, encoded by the coding sequence atgaaaaatataatatataaatattcatttgttGTTACAACAATGTTAAATACTTTAAAGATTGCCATTGAAGGATGCTGTCATGGAGAATTGAATACTATATACAATTCAATACCAGATATTAAAAGTTTAGACCTACTTTTAATATGTGGTGATTTCCAGTCTCTACGCAATAAATGTGATTTACAAAGTTTGAATGTCCCTTTCAAATATCAACGAATGGCAGATTTCCATGAATATTACAGTGGTAAACGTAAAGCCCCAGTATTAACTATTTTCATTGGTGGTAACCATGAATGTTCATCATATTTgcaagaattgaaatatgGAGGATGGGTAGCaccaaatatttattatttaggTGAATTTGGAAGTATATGGTATAAAGGTTTACAAATAACTGGATGGAGTGgaatatttaattatcACACTTTTATTGCTAACCATATAGATATGGAAAAATTGCCATTTGATTCTACAACAATAAGAAGTGTTTATCATCAAAAATTATCgaatttcttgaaaatGTATATGATGAACCATGATATGGATATTGTTTTGAGTCATGATTGGCCTGTTGGGATAGAAAAGTATggaaatttgaaaagactactaaaattaaaaccatttttcaaagatgATATTCAACGAGGACAATTGGGTAGTCCactaaataaatttttgatcCATTATTTAAGACCTAGGTATTGGTTTTCAGGTCACTTGCATGTTAAATTCGAAGcaagaattgttgattcGGTAGGAGGTAATGATGAAAAGATATCAGACCCTACTGCAAATTCAATTACCGAGTCgaataaagaagaaatatcTCTAGATATGGATGAcgaggaggaggaggaaaaGGATGACGATAATGGAGTTGGATTTGAGGAGAAATTCTATTTTAAACAGCATctaaattcaacaaaaagaCCAAGAAACGATTTGACTCCTCAAAGGGATGTGTGTGAACATGCAACTGAATTTTTAGCTTTAGATAAGTGTGGTAAGCGTCGACAGTTTCTAGAAATCAAAACTGTTGAAGTCAATAATACCTCACATCCATCATTTATAAATCCTGGGAAACTATATTATAGTAAGCGATCAATTGCCATAAAtaaagttgttgaaaagTATTTGAATGACAATAGGCAAGATTTTACCGACTTGAATACtaaacaaatattaaacaatCCTCAACTATTCCCATTAGTCAATGAATTAATGcctattattgaaaatgaattcaaatcaatgcAGAAGAATATAACAGATGAAGATTTTTTCATGGTGCCAGagaattttcaaattgttgcCCCCACAAACGACGAATGCATTGAATCAAAGCTAAAGTATTATCCGAATAATCAAACACTCGAGTACTGTGAAAAGTTTGGTATTCCGAAACCAGTTTTATGTGAAAAGTCAGACCAGTAG
- a CDS encoding phosphatidylinositol 4,5-bisphosphate effector protein, putative (Similar to S. cerevisiae SLM2;~In S. cerevisiae: phosphoinositide PI4,5P(2) binding protein, forms a complex with Slm1p; acts downstream of Mss4p in a pathway regulating actin cytoskeleton organization in response to stress), which translates to MPSHNPLVITLPYTFSNQDVPTEIMANRFSAWRSIIKDLVNYFKEYSSVQEEIIRQQSRLQQAVGQITNTTTNNNNYNNSTPNSEIEAINNFFLPIGNGSVQDIPNALFKFHQKNVVDGSKTLKDINGLIIPKLEELRKDLLVKIKEIKNLQNDFKNNLSKELNDTKSLISQYNQAIELANKLGSTGNFSHITTLHEADSGKSDPYLVKIRLERQLKRQLVEENYLYDAYANLQNAGRQLESIVVLEIQNYVSMFLNLVNEENLNFSQHLLPNISNGFLSKESNFEWDAFIERNLPNVNNHGTVSSGTFIDLNIPKRHLSDFVIKNFDSNLNVAIREGYLERRSKFLKNYTSAWYVLTCSYIHEFKSSDRKKDPQPVMSLPLDSCTVSDHSKNDGKLEGVYKFILTSKSHNTLMNKTHKWVFRTNTYQNMIEWFDSIKKMTSLPTPAARARTIEGGNSNGNNGTSGKTIASDTTSGNSISRVSSGNTARSPARSLKTVSTNTTSASQAYKHRSLNQASSSHKRLSSTFSQRNNNQSPRLTNMINSDGTIITPVDTDEDSMKRSSRIYQQQKSQQQQQQPQQPQQQGPSTPNQQPGPYHLIPIANQQHQQQQQQFVNPPAGYQYYIPSNAQQGAQQFYDPVQQQYYTITPTVPVNSNSNNNNQQQQQQQQQQPAPQPQYFSTSPLPTPQIIPGSPVAPAFGQYFQQPQFVQQKQQQKDGGLPYPTMSRTTSIYNNDDTITDEQIPKPTAQQQRQDQGKDQLGSSLYTGHPNGDRPGQGISQLSNEEVSTLNSNNESNPRTTVQNKEHVGDISIEVTPGKD; encoded by the coding sequence ATGCCATCACATAATCCGTTGGTGATAACATTGCCATACACATTCTCTAACCAGGATGTTCCAACAGAGATTATGGCTAATCGATTTTCGGCTTGGAGATCCATCATTAAAGATTTAGTCAACTATTTCAAGGAGTATTCCAGTGTTCAAGAAGAGATAATAAGACAGCAATCACGATTACAACAAGCAGTTGGTCAAATTACTAATACTACtaccaataataacaactataataattcaactCCTAACAGTGAGATTGAAGccatcaataattttttcttgcCCATCGGTAATGGTTCGGTTCAAGATATTCCCAATGcattattcaaattccatcaaaaaaatgttgttgatggATCGAAAACTTTGAAGGATATAAATGGTCTTATTATCCCCAAGTTGGAGGAATTAAGAAAAGACTTGCTTGTCAAAATCAaggaaatcaaaaatctacaaaatgattttaaaaataatttatcgAAAGAGTTGAATGATACCAAATCTTTAATTAGTCAATATAATCAAGCAATTGAATTGGCCAATAAATTGGGCAGTACAGGTAATTTCAGCCATATCACCACTTTACATGAAGCCGATAGTGGGAAGAGTGATCCTTATTTAGTGAAAATCAGATTAGAACGACAATTGAAACGTCAGTTGGTAGAAGAGAATTATCTTTATGATGCATACGCAAACTTACAAAATGCTGGACGTCAATTGGAATCGATTGTTGTTTTAGAAATCCAAAACTATGTATCaatgtttttgaatttagTTAATGAGgagaatttaaattttagTCAACATTTGTTGCCAAATATTAGTAATGGATTCTTAAGTAAAGAATCGAATTTTGAATGGGATGCATTTATTGAACGTAACTTACCCAATGTGAATAACCATGGTACTGTCTCAAGTGGTacttttattgatttaaacaTACCAAAAAGACATTTATCTGATTTTGtcataaaaaattttgattctaATTTAAATGTTGCCATTAGGGAGGGATACCTTGAACGAAgatcaaaatttttgaaaaattacaCTAGTGCTTGGTATGTTTTAACCTGTAGCTATATTCATGAATTCAAATCCAGTGACCGTAAGAAAGACCCTCAACCAGTTATGTCTTTGCCCTTGGACTCGTGTACCGTTAGTGATCATTCTAAAAATGATGGCAAATTGGAAGGGgtttataaatttatattaaCTTCGAAACTGCACAATACTTTGATGAACAAGACACACAAATGGGTTTTCCGAACCAATACTTATCAAAACATGATCGAGTGGTTTGACAGCATTAAGAAAATGACAAGTTTGCCTACACCAGCAGCACGAGCAAGAACCATTGAAGGTGGTAATAGCAATGGCAACAACGGCACTTCTGGTAAAACTATTGCTAGCGATACAACTAGTGGTAATTCTATTTCTCGTGTTTCGTCAGGCAATACTGCTCGCTCACCAGCAAGATCTTTGAAAACAGTTAGTACAAATACAACTTCTGCTTCCCAAGCATATAAACACAGATCCTTAAATCAGGCCAGCTCAAGCCATAAACGGTTGTCTTCGACATTTTCGCAGAGAAATAACAATCAATCGCCAAGACTCACTAATATGATCAATAGTGATGGAACAATAATTACTCCAGTTGATACGGATGAAGATTCAATGAAACGGTCAAGTAGAATCTACCAGCAACAGAAActgcagcaacaacaacaacaaccacagCAACCACAGCAACAGGGACCATCTACACCAAATCAACAGCCAGGTCCTTACCACTTAATACCAATTGCTAACCAACAGCatcagcaacagcaacaacaatttgtGAATCCACCAGCTGGTTATCAGTATTATATCCCTTCCAATGCCCAACAAGGAGCACAACAGTTTTATGATCCtgttcaacaacaatattataCAATCACTCCAACTGTACCAGttaattcaaattccaacaataataatcaacaacaacaacagcaacaacaacaacaaccagctccacaaccacaatatttttcaacatcacCTCTTCCGACACCTCAAATTATTCCTGGTTCCCCAGTTGCACCAGCATTTGGACAGTActttcaacaaccacaattTGTTCAACAAAAACAGCAACAGAAAGATGGTGGGTTACCGTATCCTACTATGAGTCGGACAACACTgatatataataatgacGATACCATAACTGACGAGCAAATTCCTAAACCAACTGCCCAACAGCAAAGACAAGATCAAGGTAAAGATCAATTAGGTTCATCATTATACACTGGTCATCCAAATGGTGATCGTCCTGGTCAAGGCATATCACAGTTATCTAATGAAGAAGTTTCTACTTTgaatagtaataatgaatcaaatcCAAGAACCACTGTTCAGAACAAAGAACATGTTGGTGATATAAGTATTGAAGTAACTCCTGGTAAAGATTGA
- a CDS encoding 60S ribosomal protein L23 (Similar to S. cerevisiae RPL23A/B;~spliced gene): MSLALPVGAVMNCADNSGARNLYVLAVKGTGARLNRLPAAAAGDMVMATVKKGKPELRKKVMPAIVIRQSKPWRRRDGVYLYFEDNAGVIVNPKGEMKGSAITGPVAKECADLWPRIASNSGVVV, translated from the exons ATGTCT TTAGCTTTACCAGTTGGTGCAGTTATGAATTGTGCTGATAACTCTGGTGCCAGAAACTTGTACGTTTTAGCCGTCAAAGGTACTGGTGCTAGATTAAACAGATTACcagctgctgctgctggtgATATGGTTATGGCCACTGTTAAAAAAGGTAAACCAGAATTAAGAAAGAAAGTCATGCCAGCTATTGTTATTAGACAAAGTAAACCATGGAGAAGAAGAGATGGTGTTTATTTGTATTTCGAAGATAATGCTGGTGTTATTGTTAATCCAAAAGGTGAAATGAAAGGTAGTGCTATTACTGGTCCAGTTGCTAAAGAATGTGCTGATTTATGGCCACGTATTGCTTCTAACtctggtgttgttgtttaa